The following is a genomic window from Moorella sp. Hama-1.
CTCTTCCGGAATCCGGGGAGCCCCTGGTCCTGTGTACCACATCGGGTGCCAATCCCTGGTGCGGCCGGCTAGACCCCGGCTTCTCCCGCTACAATATTTACAGTGCTATAGTCTCCATCCGGCTTGCCGCCCGGGCCCTGGCCAGCGGCGCCCAAAATGTTGGATTGGTGGCGCCGTACAGGGCTCAAACTCGCTTGTTGCAACACCTGGTGGAGCAATACAGACTTCCCGGGGAAAGAGTTGAAACGGCAACCGTGCACAGGTTCCAGGGCAACGAGAAAGATGTTATTATCTTCGACCTGGTGGATAGTCCCCCGTTTCAGATTGGGAAGCTTCTCTCTGGCGGCTGGGGCTCCGAAGCTATGCGCTTGTTCAATGTGGCCTGCACCCGGGCAAAAGGTAAGTTGGTGATAGTGGCCCACCATGACTATCTGAGCCAAAAAGCTTCTGCGGGTGATTCCCTGGCCACCCTGCTGCAGCATCTGGAGCAGCACGGCAAGATCATGGACGCCCGTATGGTGGTCCAGGATTACGCCGACCCGGCGGTTAAGACCGCACTGGGAGCAGTTATGCCGGCAGGCCGGCAGCTGGGAAATCCCGAAGGTGCTACGCACTTCAATGAAGGAAATTTTTACCCTGCTTTTCTGGAAGATTTGCGTGACGCCGCCGGAGAAGTAGTTATATTTAGCCCTTTCATCGCCGAGCGACGCCTGGCGGACATAATCACTCCTTTGCGGCGCCTGGTAGACCGCGGGGTACCGGTACTGGTGGTAACCAGGGAGCGGCATGAGTCCAACCAGGTTACGGAGGAATTAATTCGTCAGTTATCTACAATAGGTATTAAAGTGTTGCGCCGCAGAGGCTTGCATGAAAAGCTCGCCTTCGTGGATCGGAAGATCGCCTGGTTCGGCAGCTTGAACATTCTTTCCCACAGCCGGAGCAGTGAGGTGATGATCCGGTTCTCCCAGCCGGAGCTGGTGGTGAGGCTGATGGAACTCTCAGGTACGGTGTACCTGCTTAAGCAAGAGGAACGGCGGTCTGTACAAAAGCACCGCCTTACCGAGCTGGCTGCTGCTTTAAAGAAGCGGATGGCGTTTCCATCCTGTCCTTTTTGTGGTGGTCCCACCGAGCTCAGGACGAGCAAGTATGGGCCCTTCTTTGGCTGTGCTTCCTACCAGCATGGCGGTTGTAAAGGATTGATTAACATCCCACACCGGGTGCTGGAACTGGCGGTTCAGGACCTGGAGCTTACCTGTCCGCATTGCGGGGGGAAGGTTGTTCTCAAATCTGGCCGCAACGGGGCATTCCTGGGCTGCAGCCGGTACCCGGACTGCCGCTGGACTGATTCCTTTTAAGGTGGCCTTTCGCGCAAAACTATAACCCGGGCTGGACGGCTTATAACTTATCTTCCGCACTGATTATTCAAGTCGCATGAATATAATCTTTGTGAGTCTAGTAGCAGATGGTATCGAAGTATATATACCTCATAGTTCAAGGCTAACCGAGAAGGGGTGCGGAAAATAAGTTATAGAGGTGGTACTGGGTGGCCATTTATCGCAAATGTAAATACTGTGGGCAGCCTATCAGCCTCAGGGAGATGCCCGCAGGTCAGTGGGTGGCCTTTGATGTGGGCACGGACAATGTACATCACTGTGATTCCAGGCCTGCCATCACTCCACCGGCCGTATCCGCGGTAGCGGCAACGCTGGATACCAGAACCGTGACCGCCAGCCCAGTAGTTACCACGGGTTCAGAGCAAATCCGGATGCTCTTGAAAAAGGCGCTGCATGAGCACCGCTGTGTGCATCTTATCTATTACACGGCCTCCAGGAAAGCGCTTACCGACCGGGTGGTGGAGCCGCTGGCACTGGAACCAGGGGACTGGGGTGGTACCGTTCTTCGGGCGTACTGTCGCTGGCGCCAGGATATGCGGTCGTTTGCCCTCTCTAATATCCGGCGGGCGGAGCTGCTGGAGGAGACGTTTTCACCGCGCTCACTTTCACGGTCCCAGCCTATCGCTGTTTATAGAACGTCGATTTCCGGCCGGGCTTCAACTCAGGCAAGCAGCAAGACGCCATCTACAGCCTCAGAATCTACGGGTTGTATCTGGTGGTTGATACTCGTTGGAATGGCCCTTTTGTGGCTGCTCTTTGGTAGCCGGTGATGATTAGGGTTACGAACTTAGCTTTGCCAGGGAAATCACCTGCGTTTCCCTCCGGTATTTCAATGTTGCCGGGGAAGTGATTGTGGCGACCAAAAAGGTGACCGGAGTGAACTTTCCGGTAAGGTATGAAGGCCGCCGGCCGGGCGACCCGCCGGTTCTGGTGGCCGACGCCGGGAAGACCCGCGCGCGTTTCGGCTGGGTGCCGTCTTACGACGACCTAGAGGGCATTATTTATTCCGCCTGGCAGTGGGAGCAAAAGAGGCCGAAGTTACCTATTGACCGTCAGGTTAGGCAAGAAAAAATTTCCTTTTAGATACGGAGGCAAGCAGGAAAATAAAGTTTTATGCAGAACATATATTCTAAACTTCTTAATAACAAATTGGGGATGGTCCTTTGGCCAAAATGATGCAGATCAGGGATCCGGTTCATGGGATGATTGAACTGAATGAGGGCGAAGCGGCCATAATTCAACATGAAGCCTTTCAGCGCTTAAGAAGAATCCACCACCTGGCTATGACATCTTATGTTTATCCGGGTGCTACCCACACACGTTTTGAGCACAGCCTGGGTGTAATGCATATCGCTGACAGGATGATGACTTCTTTATATAAACGCCCCCTTGTCTACAACCGTTTCAATGAAAAGGAATTTGAGCAAATGCGGCAGCTGGTCAAATTGGCTGCCTGCTAATCCCTTGTTCGGCTTAAAATTTCAGGAGGCATCTGAAGAGGAAAAAGGCGAGGGTGTTATGTTTAGTAGTATTGTAGTTCAGGACAAGCATTTTCCGGATCGTTATTATTCTATTTTTGAGCGTTCCCTTCCCTTGCGGCTGTTATCTCAGAAAAATATTAATCTCGTACGTTTTTATGTAGATCCCGGCGACAAAAAAGAAGCTGAGGAATGGTGTTATAGGATGCACCAACAAATAACTGCCAAGGTGAATGAAATAGAGAAAGGATGGAGTTAGATGAAAGTAGAAACAGTCACAGCCTACCTTGCGAGCAAAAAAAATATTCGAGGGAAAAAGGCACTGCAAAAGCTCATCTACTTTTGTAAGGAGTCAGGTATTCCCCTGGATTGTTCTTATCGGATGCATCTTTATGGCCCTTATAGCCATGAGGTAGCCCAGGAGCTTCATGATGTAATTGAAATGGAGCTTCTAAAAGAAGATAACTTGAACATGGGTTTTACGCAAGGGACGGCGTGCGAGACTTATCTTAAACAGCATGAGCGGGAGATCGAAACTTACCGCAATAAACTTGATGCTGTACTTGAGAAATTTGGTAGTTTCAGCCCCTTACTTTTAGAACTTTATGCTACCACGCATTTTATTGCTACTGCCCGCTATCAGACTTACGGCGCGGTGACAAAACAAGAAGTTATTATGGAAGTTCGCCAGGCGAAGGGGAATAAATTTACTATCCAACAAATAGAAAAGGCTTATTTACAAATGCAAGAGTGGGGCATGCTACCGCCGGATGGGGTGGCTTAAAGCGTTACGTCCTGGGCAACCGGGGCAGCGTGGTGCCCCTGTTCCAGCGCCAGATCGCCGCCGGCGGCCCGGTGACGGTGACCCACCCGGAGATGACCCGCTACTTTATGACCATCCCCGAGGCGGTGCAGCTGGTCATCCAGGCCGGTACCATAGTCCGTGGCGGGGAGATCTTTGTCCTCGACATGGGCGAGCCGGTGAAAATAGTAGACCTGGCGCGGAGCATGATTATCCTGTCCGGTTACGAACCGGGAAGGGATATTGAGATCGCCTTCACCGGCATCCGGCCCGGGGAAAAGCTCTAGGAAGAGATTCTGACGGCCGGGGAGGGGGTCAACGCCACTTCACACGAGCGGATCTTCATTGCCCGGCCGGAGGAATTCGATGCCGCCGGGCTGGAGCGCTTCCTGTGGCTGGTCTCCCAGCCCGGCTGGCGGGCCGACGTGCAGGGTGTGGCCGAAGCCCTGCGCCTGGTCCTACCGGACTTCCGGGTAGAAAAGGGGCAGAAAATGGTGCGGGTGTGGTAGGGAGTGGCCCGGCTAAACAGTGATACGTATACTCACCTGAAACAATGTTGATGGGTAATAAATAATACGTTTTTAATAGGGGAGAAGGAAGGAAAAAAAGAATTGATGGTGAACATTAATTCTAACAACCATAACTAAATCCCAAAACCTGCAATTCGAAAAAAAGGGGGGGGGAATATCTACGTCCGCCTTTTTTGTCGAGCAAAAGGAGCAATCAGAGATTAAGTCCAGAATAGTCTCCGACTATTTTTTTATGTGGGCGAATATCATGGCCAGTAAATCCTGTTCACAAAAAATAGCTTATATTGACCTATTTGCCGGTCCGGGACGTTATAAAGATGGATCTAAATCTACCCCGATAAAAGTGTTGGAGCAGATAATTAATAATGAAAAACTCCGGGATAGGGTTATAACGATTTTTAACGATGCAGATAAGAATTACGCTACTAATCTTGAATCGGAAATAAAGAATCTTAAAGGAATTGAGTTGCTGAAATACCCTCCTACCGTTTTTAATTTAAATGTGGGAGATGATATGGTTGATCTCTTTGAGCATACAAGCTTAGTACCGACTCTCTCATTTGCTGATCCCTGGGGTTACAAAGGTCTTAGTTCAAAACTTTTAACTGCACTCATTAAGGATTGGGGTTCAGACAGTATCTTCTTTTTTAATTACAATCGGATAAATATGGGAATCAGCAATCCTATGGTACAGCCACATATGGATGCCATCTTTGGTGTTGAAAAGGCGGCGAAATTAAGAACGAATGTGAGAAACCTTAAACCCCAGGAAC
Proteins encoded in this region:
- a CDS encoding three-Cys-motif partner protein TcmP, whose translation is MKSRIVSDYFFMWANIMASKSCSQKIAYIDLFAGPGRYKDGSKSTPIKVLEQIINNEKLRDRVITIFNDADKNYATNLESEIKNLKGIELLKYPPTVFNLNVGDDMVDLFEHTSLVPTLSFADPWGYKGLSSKLLTALIKDWGSDSIFFFNYNRINMGISNPMVQPHMDAIFGVEKAAKLRTNVRNLKPQEREATILNELAKTLSARGKIFVLPFRFARENGRTSHYLIFVSKHVLGYSLMKEIMYRYSSEHTDGVASFSYIPVGNLQLDFLSMFLKPIEELGDELLKTFAGETLTVKQIYDQHQVGTPFVLKNYKDAILKLETDGRVSCDPPKRRKRSGTLTLGDAVKVTFP
- a CDS encoding WYL domain-containing protein; the protein is MLLKKALHEHRCVHLIYYTASRKALTDRVVEPLALEPGDWGGTVLRAYCRWRQDMRSFALSNIRRAELLEETFSPRSLSRSQPIAVYRTSISGRASTQASSKTPSTASESTGCIWWLILVGMALLWLLFGSR